A genomic region of Paroedura picta isolate Pp20150507F chromosome 4, Ppicta_v3.0, whole genome shotgun sequence contains the following coding sequences:
- the HCCS gene encoding holocytochrome c-type synthase: MGLSASSPSLPLQADVSQQPQTAPSECPMHQKKMEGCPMHMKSAGSLDENQNVSSPVHQERAYEYVECPVKSQGHEKLDPRNMMPPPNQVPSPGQPFPLSTRREESTIPRAFSQENWVYPSEQMFWNAMLKKGWKWKDDDIKAEDMSNIIKIHNQNNEQAWKEILKWEALHARECPCGPTLVRFGGKAKEYSPRARIRSWMGYELPFDRHDWIIERCGKNIRYVIDYYDGGEVDKNYQFTILDVRPAFDSLTAVWDRMKVAWWRWTS; encoded by the exons ATGGGTCTATCTGCATCTTCTCCTTCATTACCACTTCAAGCAGATGTATCTCAGCAGCCTCAGACTGCTCCTTCTGAGTGTCCCATGcatcagaagaaaatggaag GTTGCCCAATGCACATGAAATCAGCTGGCAGTCTTGATGAGAACCAGAATGTTTCTAGTCCTGTGCATCAAGAAAGAGCATATGAATATGTTGAATGTCCTGTAAAGTCTCAGGGGCACGAGAAGCTTGATCCCAGAAACatg ATGCCACCCCCTAATCAAGTGCCATCCCCTGGTCAACCATTTCCTCTCTCTACCAGAAGAGAGGAATCTACTATTCCTAGAGCTTTTTCTCAAGAAAACTGGGTTTATCCTTCAGAACAAATGTTCTGGAATGCAATGCTTAAGAAAGG ATGGAAATGGAAAGATGATGACATAAAAGCTGAAGATATGAGTAATATCATTAAGATTCATAATCAGAATAATGAACAGGCttggaaggaaattttaaaatgggAAGCACTTCATGCTCG GGAGTGCCCATGTGGACCAACGCTCGTTCGGTTTGGAGGTAAAGCAAAGGAATATTCACCAAGAGCCAGAATACGATCCTGGATGGG CTACGAACTGCCTTTTGATAGGCATGATTGGATTATTGAACGTTGTGGGAAAAACATCAGATACGTTATTGATTATTACGACGGAGGAGAAGTAGATAAGAACTATCAGTTTACCATTTTGGATGTTCGCCCTGCTTTTGATTCTCTGACtgctgtgtgggacaggatgaaAGTGGCTTGGTGGCGCTGGACTTCCTAA